A DNA window from Caulobacter mirabilis contains the following coding sequences:
- the rpmI gene encoding 50S ribosomal protein L35, giving the protein MPKLKTKSGAKKRFKITATGKLKAGVAGKRHRLISHNGKYIRQQRGTKVMSASDVKTIKTYLPYGL; this is encoded by the coding sequence ATGCCCAAACTGAAGACCAAGTCTGGCGCCAAGAAGCGCTTCAAGATCACGGCGACCGGCAAGCTGAAGGCCGGCGTGGCCGGCAAGCGCCACCGCCTGATCAGCCACAACGGCAAGTACATCCGCCAGCAGCGCGGCACGAAGGTCATGAGCGCTTCCGACGTGAAGACGATCAAGACCTACCTGCCCTACGGCCTGTAA
- the rplT gene encoding 50S ribosomal protein L20 encodes MARVKRGVVAHAKHKKVLEQAKGFYGRRKNTIRTAKAAVDKAGQYAYRDRKVRKRNFRSLWIQRINAAARLEGFTYSQFIHGLDKSGIEIDRKVLADIAGQDPTAFKAIADKVRAALA; translated from the coding sequence ATGGCTCGCGTGAAACGGGGCGTCGTCGCCCACGCTAAGCACAAGAAGGTTCTGGAGCAGGCCAAGGGTTTCTACGGCCGCCGCAAGAACACCATCCGCACGGCCAAGGCCGCGGTGGACAAGGCCGGTCAGTACGCCTACCGCGACCGCAAGGTCCGGAAGCGCAACTTCCGCAGCCTGTGGATTCAGCGCATCAACGCCGCCGCGCGTCTGGAAGGCTTCACCTACTCGCAGTTCATCCACGGCCTGGACAAGTCCGGGATCGAGATCGACCGCAAGGTCCTGGCCGACATCGCCGGCCAAGACCCGACCGCGTTTAAGGCCATCGCCGACAAGGTTCGCGCCGCGCTGGCTTGA
- a CDS encoding polysaccharide deacetylase family protein, producing the protein MAVRNLLAALAAALLCAGPVAAQTRAVAVTIDDLPFQAGPEVLCDREKIMTLTRDLVATLKPLDTHATAFVNEGWMCESKRAELLPEVLNVWLDAGLGMGNHTATHINIHQTTAEAYLADVDAGEVITRPLLAKRGKSLVWFRHPFLQVGETPEKKTAIAEGLKARGYREAPVTIDNNDWMFAPVYRRALAAGDAARAKAVGEAYVAHMATVLDHFEPYSAELTGGREPAQVLLLHANELNRDWYPKIHALYLARGYRFVSLEEAMKDPIYARPDTWTKANGVVWLHRWTAADGRPVRWEPDPPKWIFDAYKAPAPTSP; encoded by the coding sequence ATGGCCGTACGCAACCTTCTCGCCGCCCTCGCCGCCGCGCTGCTCTGCGCCGGCCCGGTCGCCGCTCAGACCCGCGCGGTCGCCGTCACCATCGACGACCTGCCGTTCCAGGCCGGTCCCGAGGTGCTCTGCGACCGTGAGAAGATCATGACGCTGACGCGCGATCTGGTCGCGACGCTCAAGCCGCTCGACACCCACGCCACCGCCTTCGTCAACGAAGGCTGGATGTGCGAGAGCAAGCGCGCCGAGCTGCTGCCGGAGGTGCTGAACGTCTGGCTCGACGCCGGGCTCGGTATGGGCAACCACACCGCCACCCACATCAATATCCACCAGACCACGGCGGAGGCCTATCTGGCCGACGTCGACGCCGGCGAGGTCATCACCCGGCCGCTGCTGGCCAAGCGCGGCAAGTCACTGGTCTGGTTCCGCCACCCCTTCCTCCAGGTCGGCGAGACTCCGGAGAAGAAGACGGCGATCGCCGAGGGCCTGAAGGCGCGCGGCTACCGCGAGGCGCCCGTCACGATCGACAACAACGACTGGATGTTCGCGCCGGTCTACCGCCGCGCCCTGGCCGCCGGCGATGCGGCGCGGGCCAAGGCCGTCGGCGAGGCCTATGTCGCGCACATGGCCACGGTGCTGGATCATTTCGAGCCCTACAGCGCCGAGCTGACCGGCGGCCGCGAGCCGGCGCAGGTCCTGCTGCTGCACGCCAACGAGCTGAACCGGGACTGGTACCCGAAGATCCACGCCCTCTACCTGGCCCGCGGCTACCGCTTCGTGTCCCTGGAAGAGGCGATGAAGGACCCCATCTATGCCCGTCCAGACACCTGGACGAAGGCCAACGGCGTGGTCTGGCTGCACCGCTGGACCGCGGCCGACGGCCGGCCGGTGCGGTGGGAGCCCGACCCGCCGAAGTGGATCTTCGACGCCTACAAGGCCCCAGCCCCAACCTCGCCCTAG
- the pheS gene encoding phenylalanine--tRNA ligase subunit alpha, whose product MTDLSQLEADLSAQIAAAADVAALEAIRVAALGKSGSISGLLKTLGSMSPDERKAAGPAINGLRDRVQTAIGGRKESLEAAELDARLAAERLDLTLPAPARRRGSVHPTMQVMDEMTAIFAEMGFQVAEGPDIETDFNNFTALNFPEKHPAREMHDTFFFNPGPDGERKLLRTHTSPVQVRAMKKTNEGAPAPWIAAGTEPPIRIVVPGRTYRCDSDATHTPMFHQMEGLVIDKGIHMGHLKWTLETFIARFFEVDSVVSRFRPHHFPFTEPSAEMDIGCDRSGGEIRIGAGSDWLEILGCGMVHPNVLRFCGIDPDVYQGFAFGMGIDRLAMLKYGMPDLRDMFDSDTRWLSHYGFSAFAAPNTATGLS is encoded by the coding sequence ATGACCGACCTTTCCCAACTCGAAGCCGATCTCTCGGCCCAGATCGCCGCCGCGGCGGACGTCGCCGCGCTGGAGGCGATCCGCGTCGCCGCCCTCGGCAAGTCCGGCTCCATCTCCGGCCTGCTCAAGACCCTGGGCTCCATGAGCCCCGACGAGCGCAAGGCGGCGGGCCCCGCCATCAACGGCCTGCGCGACCGCGTGCAGACCGCCATCGGCGGCCGCAAGGAATCGCTGGAAGCCGCCGAGCTCGACGCGCGACTCGCCGCCGAGCGCCTGGACCTGACTCTGCCCGCTCCGGCCCGCCGCCGCGGCTCGGTGCATCCGACCATGCAGGTCATGGACGAGATGACCGCCATCTTCGCCGAGATGGGCTTCCAGGTCGCCGAAGGTCCGGACATCGAGACGGACTTCAACAACTTCACCGCGCTGAACTTCCCCGAGAAGCACCCGGCGCGGGAGATGCACGACACCTTCTTCTTCAACCCCGGCCCCGACGGCGAGCGCAAGCTGCTGCGCACGCACACCAGCCCGGTGCAGGTGCGGGCGATGAAGAAGACCAACGAGGGCGCGCCCGCGCCCTGGATCGCGGCCGGGACCGAGCCGCCGATCCGTATCGTCGTGCCGGGCCGCACCTATCGCTGCGACAGCGACGCCACCCACACGCCGATGTTCCACCAGATGGAAGGCCTGGTCATCGACAAGGGCATCCACATGGGCCACCTGAAGTGGACCCTGGAGACCTTCATCGCGCGTTTCTTCGAGGTGGACAGCGTGGTCAGCCGTTTCCGGCCGCACCACTTCCCGTTCACCGAACCCAGCGCCGAGATGGATATCGGCTGCGACCGGTCGGGCGGCGAGATCCGCATCGGCGCGGGCAGCGACTGGCTGGAGATCCTGGGCTGCGGGATGGTTCATCCCAACGTCCTGCGCTTCTGCGGCATCGACCCGGACGTCTACCAGGGCTTCGCCTTCGGCATGGGCATCGACCGCCTGGCGATGCTGAAGTACGGCATGCCCGACCTGCGGGACATGTTCGACAGCGACACCCGCTGGCTGTCGCACTACGGCTTCAGCGCCTTCGCGGCGCCCAACACCGCGACGGGGCTGAGCTGA
- the pheT gene encoding phenylalanine--tRNA ligase subunit beta — MKFTLSWLKEHLETDATVAQVVDAMTMAGLEVEHVTDPAETLKAFTVAKIVEAAQHPNADRLRVCQVDTVDGRKEIVCGAPNARVGLTTVYAPIGAYVPGLDVTLVEKPVRGVISNGMLCSASELQVAEESDGIMELPDSLAVGTPAAEALGLEAVIDFEVTPNRPDWLGVVGIARDLAAAGVGKLRDPSIQPIAGTFPCPYTVRIDGDACKLFAGRLIKGVKNGPSPAWLQARLTAIGLRSINALVDVTNLISYDRAKPLHVYDAAKLVGTTVEARLGRHGLNGDEHLIALDGKTYELTPEMSVIADADGERPVGLGGVMGGESTGCSDETIDVFVESAWFDPIRTAQTGRTTGITSDAQYRFARGVDTGAVVPALELATKLILELCGGEPSEVAVVGEAPVAPGPIQFDPAYVHQLAGLNIPRDGVVEILTKLGFTVENGHAELTVTPPTWRRDVDGKADLVEEVARIAGFDALPATPLPEVPPSPGGVLTVRQNRARVARRALAAAGYAEAVTWSFVANATATAFGGGAPELVLANPMSAEIDTMRPSILPNLIEAAGRNARRGFPDTALFEVGPVFGGDQPQDQHMAVAAILAPRAPRGWDKRPAEDVFTVKADLLALLEELGAPVASLQTAQGSASPWWHPGRSARLQLGPKAVIAEFGELHPAVLKQLDVDGPVYGFEIWVEAVPEPKKKPTKTRGAPALSSLMPLSRDFAFLLDAGKASGDLVKAVAGADKALIAGARVFDVYQGPGVPEGQKSVAVEVSVQPREKTLTDAEIEALSAKIVAAAEKAGGKLRA; from the coding sequence ATGAAGTTCACTCTCTCCTGGCTCAAGGAGCACCTCGAAACCGACGCCACGGTCGCCCAGGTCGTCGACGCGATGACCATGGCCGGCCTGGAGGTCGAGCATGTCACCGACCCTGCCGAGACCCTGAAGGCGTTCACGGTCGCCAAGATCGTCGAGGCGGCGCAGCATCCCAACGCCGACCGCCTGCGCGTCTGCCAGGTCGACACCGTCGACGGCCGCAAGGAGATCGTCTGCGGCGCGCCGAACGCCCGCGTCGGCCTGACCACCGTCTACGCCCCGATCGGCGCCTATGTGCCCGGCCTGGACGTGACCCTGGTCGAGAAGCCGGTTCGCGGCGTGATCTCCAACGGCATGCTCTGTTCGGCCTCCGAGCTGCAGGTCGCCGAAGAGTCCGACGGCATCATGGAGCTGCCCGACAGCCTCGCCGTCGGGACCCCCGCGGCCGAAGCCCTGGGCCTGGAAGCGGTCATCGACTTCGAGGTCACGCCCAACCGTCCCGACTGGTTGGGCGTCGTCGGCATCGCCCGCGACCTGGCCGCCGCCGGGGTGGGCAAGCTGCGCGATCCCTCGATCCAGCCGATCGCCGGGACCTTCCCCTGCCCCTACACGGTCAGGATCGACGGCGACGCCTGCAAGCTGTTCGCCGGCCGTCTGATCAAGGGCGTCAAGAACGGTCCGTCGCCGGCCTGGCTGCAGGCCAGGCTGACGGCCATCGGCCTGCGCTCGATCAACGCCTTGGTCGACGTCACCAACCTGATCTCCTACGACCGCGCCAAGCCGCTGCACGTCTACGACGCCGCCAAGCTGGTCGGGACGACGGTCGAGGCGCGCCTCGGCCGCCACGGCTTGAACGGCGACGAGCACCTGATCGCCCTGGACGGCAAGACCTACGAGCTGACCCCGGAGATGAGCGTCATCGCCGACGCCGACGGCGAACGCCCGGTGGGTCTGGGCGGCGTCATGGGCGGCGAGAGCACCGGCTGTTCGGACGAGACGATCGACGTCTTCGTCGAGAGCGCCTGGTTCGACCCGATCCGGACGGCGCAGACCGGCCGCACGACCGGCATCACCAGCGACGCCCAGTATCGCTTCGCCCGCGGCGTCGACACCGGCGCCGTGGTCCCGGCGCTGGAGCTGGCCACCAAGCTGATCCTGGAGCTGTGCGGCGGCGAGCCGTCGGAGGTCGCCGTCGTCGGCGAGGCCCCGGTCGCGCCCGGCCCGATCCAGTTCGACCCCGCCTACGTCCACCAGCTTGCCGGGCTGAACATCCCGCGCGACGGCGTGGTCGAGATCCTGACCAAGCTCGGCTTCACGGTCGAGAACGGCCACGCTGAACTGACCGTCACCCCGCCGACCTGGCGGCGCGACGTCGACGGCAAGGCCGACCTGGTCGAGGAAGTCGCGCGCATCGCCGGTTTCGACGCCCTGCCGGCCACGCCGCTGCCCGAAGTTCCGCCCTCGCCCGGCGGCGTGCTGACCGTCCGGCAGAACCGCGCCCGCGTCGCCCGCCGCGCCCTGGCCGCCGCCGGCTACGCCGAGGCCGTCACCTGGTCGTTCGTCGCCAACGCCACGGCCACGGCCTTCGGCGGCGGCGCCCCCGAGCTGGTGCTGGCCAATCCGATGTCGGCCGAGATCGACACCATGCGGCCGTCGATCCTGCCCAACCTCATCGAGGCGGCCGGCCGCAACGCCCGCCGCGGCTTCCCCGACACGGCCCTGTTCGAGGTCGGTCCGGTGTTCGGCGGCGACCAGCCGCAGGACCAGCACATGGCCGTCGCCGCCATCCTGGCCCCGCGCGCGCCGCGCGGCTGGGACAAGCGCCCGGCCGAGGACGTGTTCACGGTGAAGGCCGACCTGCTCGCTCTGCTGGAGGAGCTCGGCGCGCCGGTCGCCTCGCTGCAGACCGCCCAGGGCTCCGCCTCGCCCTGGTGGCATCCGGGCCGCTCAGCCCGCCTGCAGCTGGGTCCCAAGGCGGTCATCGCCGAGTTCGGCGAACTGCATCCGGCGGTGCTGAAGCAGCTGGATGTCGACGGGCCGGTCTACGGCTTCGAGATCTGGGTGGAGGCCGTCCCCGAGCCCAAGAAGAAGCCGACCAAGACCCGCGGCGCGCCGGCCCTGTCGTCGCTGATGCCGCTGAGCCGCGACTTCGCCTTCCTGCTCGACGCCGGCAAGGCTTCGGGCGACCTGGTCAAGGCCGTGGCCGGCGCCGACAAGGCGCTGATCGCCGGCGCGCGGGTGTTCGACGTCTACCAGGGCCCCGGCGTGCCGGAGGGCCAGAAATCGGTCGCCGTCGAGGTCTCGGTCCAGCCGCGCGAGAAGACCCTCACCGACGCCGAGATCGAGGCCCTGTCGGCCAAGATCGTCGCGGCGGCGGAGAAGGCCGGCGGAAAGCTGCGCGCGTGA
- a CDS encoding VOC family protein gives MTARIGALTLVVRDYDEAIAWYTGVAGFTLVEDTDQGSKRWVTVAPSGGGPLLLLAKASGEAQAARVGDQTGGRVGFFLHTDAFDADHARMKAAGVTFLEEPRREPYGSVAVFVDLYGNRWDLLEQR, from the coding sequence GTGACCGCCCGGATCGGCGCCCTGACCCTGGTGGTCCGAGACTACGACGAGGCCATCGCCTGGTACACGGGCGTCGCCGGCTTCACGCTGGTCGAGGACACCGACCAGGGCAGCAAGCGCTGGGTCACTGTCGCCCCCTCGGGCGGCGGTCCCCTGCTGCTGCTGGCCAAGGCCTCGGGCGAGGCCCAGGCCGCGCGGGTGGGCGACCAGACCGGCGGCCGGGTGGGCTTCTTCCTGCACACCGACGCCTTCGACGCCGACCATGCCCGCATGAAGGCCGCCGGCGTGACCTTCCTGGAAGAGCCCCGCCGCGAACCCTACGGCAGCGTGGCGGTGTTCGTGGACCTCTACGGCAACAGGTGGGACCTGCTGGAGCAGCGCTGA
- a CDS encoding TIGR00645 family protein, with protein sequence MMNPKPNLEIWLERGLFASRWLMAPMYVGLVIALIGLIAIFFQELIHAIPLLLSGQADAEDAIMLSLSLIDLSLAGNLVLIVIFSGYENFVSKLDIGETADRPSWMGTVDFSGLKMKLVASIVAISAIALLKAFLAATDKGAAIDETKLLWLVIIHLTFVLSGVLLALMDWLASLTDKH encoded by the coding sequence ATGATGAACCCCAAACCGAACCTCGAGATCTGGCTGGAACGCGGCCTGTTCGCGTCGCGCTGGCTGATGGCGCCGATGTATGTCGGCCTGGTCATCGCCCTGATCGGCCTGATCGCGATCTTCTTCCAGGAGCTCATCCACGCCATTCCGCTGCTGCTCAGCGGCCAGGCCGACGCAGAGGACGCGATCATGCTGTCCCTGTCGCTGATCGACCTGTCGCTGGCCGGCAACCTGGTGCTGATCGTCATCTTCTCGGGCTACGAGAACTTCGTCTCCAAGCTGGACATCGGCGAGACCGCCGACCGACCGTCCTGGATGGGCACGGTCGACTTCTCCGGCCTGAAGATGAAGCTGGTCGCCTCGATCGTCGCCATCTCGGCCATCGCCCTGCTGAAGGCCTTCCTCGCCGCGACCGACAAGGGCGCGGCCATCGACGAGACCAAGCTGCTGTGGCTGGTGATCATCCACCTGACCTTCGTGCTGTCGGGCGTCCTGCTGGCCCTGATGGACTGGCTGGCCAGCCTCACCGACAAGCACTAG
- a CDS encoding MarR family winged helix-turn-helix transcriptional regulator has translation MSKPEPLPLDAQLCFQLYGATIAINRAYKPLLDGLGLTYPQYLVLSTLWEADGQTVGKIAERLALEPSTITPLVKRLEQAGFVARRRNPEDERQVNVSLTERGRAIRADTACLTDTLLRRSGFAVDDLIALNAQVRKLRDALSSGEA, from the coding sequence GTGTCCAAGCCCGAACCCCTGCCGCTCGACGCGCAGCTCTGTTTCCAGCTCTACGGCGCGACCATCGCAATCAACCGCGCCTACAAGCCGCTGCTCGACGGGCTCGGCCTGACCTATCCGCAGTATCTGGTGCTGAGCACGCTGTGGGAGGCCGACGGCCAGACCGTCGGCAAGATCGCGGAGCGGCTTGCGCTGGAGCCGAGCACCATCACGCCGCTGGTGAAGCGACTGGAGCAGGCCGGCTTCGTCGCGCGCCGCCGCAACCCGGAGGATGAGCGCCAGGTCAACGTCAGTCTGACCGAGCGCGGCCGGGCGATCCGGGCCGACACCGCCTGCCTGACCGATACGCTGCTGCGCCGATCCGGGTTCGCCGTGGACGATCTGATCGCCCTCAACGCCCAGGTGCGGAAGCTGCGCGACGCCTTGTCGTCGGGAGAGGCCTAG
- a CDS encoding alpha/beta hydrolase, with protein MTKFRNLIAAAASAIAVAGALPAHAEPAGAVKNIVLVHGGFVDGSGWADVHKILKRDGYTVTIVQNPTTSLADDVAVTRRALADQDGPAILVGHSYGGVVISEAGTDPKVAGLVYIAAFAPDKGESVGSLIANPAPGAPVPPILPPQDGFLFLDKAKFAAAFAADVEPQLADFMADSQVPWGVEALAGAVTVPAWKSKPSWYLVASDDRMIPPAAQRGMAGRAGAKVSEVRGSHAVYVSQPQAVADVIEAAARSAGAQAAAK; from the coding sequence ATGACCAAGTTCCGCAACCTGATCGCCGCCGCCGCATCCGCCATCGCCGTCGCCGGCGCCTTGCCCGCCCATGCCGAACCGGCCGGCGCGGTGAAGAACATCGTCCTCGTCCACGGCGGTTTCGTCGACGGTTCCGGCTGGGCCGACGTCCACAAGATCCTGAAGCGCGACGGCTACACCGTCACCATCGTCCAGAACCCGACCACCTCGCTGGCCGACGACGTCGCCGTCACCCGCCGCGCCCTGGCCGACCAGGACGGCCCGGCCATCCTGGTCGGCCACTCCTACGGCGGCGTGGTGATCAGCGAAGCGGGGACCGACCCCAAGGTCGCCGGTCTCGTCTACATCGCCGCCTTTGCGCCGGATAAAGGCGAGTCGGTCGGCTCGCTGATCGCCAACCCGGCGCCGGGCGCCCCCGTGCCGCCGATCCTACCGCCGCAGGACGGCTTCCTGTTCCTGGACAAGGCCAAGTTCGCCGCCGCCTTCGCCGCCGACGTCGAACCGCAGCTGGCCGACTTCATGGCCGACTCGCAGGTCCCCTGGGGCGTCGAGGCCCTGGCGGGCGCGGTCACGGTCCCGGCCTGGAAGTCCAAGCCGAGCTGGTACCTGGTCGCCTCGGACGACCGCATGATCCCGCCCGCCGCCCAGCGCGGCATGGCCGGCCGCGCCGGCGCCAAGGTCAGCGAAGTCCGCGGCAGCCACGCCGTCTACGTCTCGCAGCCCCAGGCGGTGGCGGACGTCATTGAGGCGGCGGCCCGCTCGGCCGGCGCGCAAGCCGCGGCGAAGTAA
- a CDS encoding nuclear transport factor 2 family protein — MNRRALASLVACGAALVATSAIAQPVNADEAAIRAVIETYFKGHATGDPAYFRAAFLPTAHIEGNRGGKFTSWTVDEYAAGFKGTPASDESSRSRTVDVIDVTGDSAMARATLDHGAAVFTDYFVLLKIDGGWKIANKVYSVRRKAG, encoded by the coding sequence ATGAACCGACGCGCCTTGGCGAGCCTTGTCGCATGCGGTGCGGCCCTGGTCGCGACATCGGCGATCGCTCAGCCGGTCAACGCCGACGAGGCGGCGATCCGCGCCGTGATCGAGACCTACTTCAAGGGGCACGCCACCGGCGATCCGGCCTATTTTCGCGCGGCCTTCCTGCCGACGGCGCATATCGAAGGCAATCGCGGCGGCAAGTTCACTTCATGGACCGTTGACGAGTACGCTGCGGGGTTCAAGGGAACGCCCGCGAGCGACGAGAGCAGTCGGTCCCGCACCGTCGACGTGATCGACGTCACCGGGGACTCGGCGATGGCCAGGGCCACGCTCGACCATGGCGCGGCCGTGTTCACCGACTACTTTGTCCTGCTGAAGATCGACGGCGGCTGGAAGATCGCCAACAAGGTCTACTCGGTCCGGCGCAAGGCCGGATAG
- a CDS encoding DUF1134 domain-containing protein, producing MDRRTLILSGMAASLGACATSSSGYQEAGGQPSRTYSREEIVNGASDFLGVTAEAAGAAIERIFRDNGQPTGYIAGEEAAGAVAVGLRYGRGLLYMKERATQEVFWQGPSVGWDWGGNASRVFTLCYNLHYPDMIFRRYPGVEGSAYAIGGLGVNYQRADEITLAPIRAGVGLRLGANVGYLAYSRKRNILPF from the coding sequence ATGGACCGCCGCACCCTGATCCTTTCCGGCATGGCCGCGAGCCTCGGGGCCTGCGCCACGAGCAGCTCAGGCTATCAGGAAGCCGGCGGCCAGCCGTCGCGGACCTATTCGAGAGAAGAGATCGTCAATGGCGCCTCCGACTTCCTGGGCGTCACCGCCGAGGCGGCCGGCGCGGCGATCGAGCGGATCTTCAGGGACAACGGCCAGCCCACCGGCTACATCGCCGGCGAGGAAGCTGCGGGCGCGGTCGCCGTCGGTCTGCGCTACGGCCGGGGCCTGCTCTACATGAAGGAGCGGGCGACCCAGGAAGTGTTCTGGCAGGGGCCGTCGGTGGGCTGGGACTGGGGCGGCAACGCGAGCCGGGTCTTCACCCTGTGCTACAACCTGCACTATCCGGACATGATCTTCCGCCGCTATCCCGGCGTCGAGGGCTCGGCCTACGCGATCGGCGGTCTGGGCGTGAACTACCAGCGCGCCGACGAGATCACCCTGGCCCCGATCCGCGCCGGCGTCGGTCTGCGCCTGGGCGCCAACGTCGGCTACCTGGCCTATAGCCGCAAACGGAACATCCTGCCGTTCTAG